tttaaagcagTGAAAaactgctctctctctctctctctctctttctctctctctctccattcattcattttattatttttttctgacaaAATAACTGGTTCAGATTTGCTGGTGATTGTTTCTTGCTGTGAGAATTTgcatctttcatttcagaatcaTGTCCATGATCTGTATTATTAACGTCAATGTCATGATTATTGCTTTCACTCTGAACATTTGTAGATCAATAGTTGTGCTAACATAAAAATGTCTGTTGATAAACACATGTCTGAAGCTGATATGCTTGATGCACTGCCCATAGTAGAATTATTTCGTAAAATTTCATTGCATTGAGCAATCATTGCCCCATAAGCCACAAGCAACAGATATATACAGTCTGGCATTAGAATACAACCATGAAAGAGAATGATTGAGTGGGGAATGTCTCTCTGCAGGGTCGTCATCATCGCCATGTACACCATATCCAGgacaacagcagcaacatggATTGCTCAACCTCTATTTGAGATACATGGTTGGAAAAGAATCCCAAGTTAGTAACTCTTCATATTTTATCAGCCAAAACTGACATCCATGGGTGATTTCTCTGTGGTGAAATGGCATCATAATGCTTTGGAGACAATTGTGGAGTCATCAGAGGAGCAAATGACTGAACGTATGTCTCTGCCACTGATTTAGAATTGTGAGAATGAGGGTCAGACACAGTTCTGATAGAAAAATGCAGAGAGAAGGGCATGTCAGTCCGTCAAGGCATGATGGGAACATTGTACTtcctgcttgtcgtaaaagtGTGAGattaaagaaaaaaatgtcCAGTAACTTATCTGATTCCTGTAGGGTAGAGAAATTTATTGCAAAACAGGTCAAACCAAATTCTACAACAAAAATATCAACAGCTTCATCTTATAGTGTTCGGAGAGGTTCAGATCATGGGCAAGGAGATGATCCCACTTCAGTTATAAAATCAAAGTCTGCTTCAAAGGCAGGAAATAGGGTTGTATCTGTTGTAAAGGAAGAGACCATGGCAAAACCAGAATGTAGGGTTGAATCATCTGATAAAGTAGAGACAAATGCCAGAAATAGTTCTGAACCCCAtgataaagaaagaaagacTATGAAGACAGTAAGTAGGGTTGAATTCCATGGGAAACAAGAGATGGAGACTGGCTCTGGTGTTGAATCCAGTGATAAAGAAGAGACCATTACAAAGATAGTATGTAGGGTTGAATCCCATGATAAGGAAGAGAGCACAAGAAAGACAGAAAGCAGTGTTGAAATGGATGAAAAAGCAGACACAACAACAAAGACAGGAAGTAAGATGAAATCCCATGAAACAGCACAGAAAATGACAGGAAGTAAGGTTGAATCTCCTGATAAAGAAGAGACCATGATAAAGACGGGAAGCAGGGTAGAAACCCATGATAAATCAAAGATGAAAACAAAGGCAGATGTGATGACAAAGGCAACTTCCCAGCTTGATCCCCAAAAGAAATGTGAACATGGGCACCTGGTCTGTCAGTGTGGTATTTGCTTCAGACTCGGAAATGGACGGGAAATGGAGGTTTCGAGTATGAGACAGGGCTGGCACATGTGTACAGTATGTCATATGGGCTTCCGTGACCCAGTCATGCATGTGAATCACTTTCTAAAGTTCCATAAGATAGTTGCCCCACCCTTGTACAAATGTCCGATTTGTGGTGCCCGTGTTGAGGGGAACCGGATCATGGAACATATGAAGCTTCATGAGGAAAAAATTgtgttccaaaatcattttggcTCTATTTGCTCACCTTCAAATGCTAAACCATCTGAGGGGGCAACTCACAAAACTTCTGATGCAAGTTCGGCAATATCAAATGCTGTTGACTCCTCAAGACTTATGAGTCATATACACACAAGGACTGCATCAAAACCTGCCAGAGAAAGGTTGACAGAAGTGACTTCTGACTGTGTCAAGGAACAGGGACAGGATGGGTTAAGGACCCAGAATGATTTGGCGAACTCTAGCCAGGATGCTCAAATGGAATACAAGGAAGTGATCACTGGTTCAGCACTGTGCCACATATGTGGAGGAGACATTGAAAATATAGAGTTTGAGGAGCACatggaaaagcatgataaagaGATCACTCTAGATTCTGATGTCTCTGATACAGCTCATGGTACATTGAGAAATACTCAAGTTCAACTCTGCCACATGTGTGGAGCAGATGTCACTAGTGATGTCTTTGAACAGCATCTGGAACAACATCAGAATCCTCCTGTAACAAGCAGCCATGGTATAGCATGTAATCTCTCATCTGGAAGTGATAGTGAACAGTTAGTTGGTGGAATTTCAAGAGTCAAACACTGTGATTTTCTGGAGGAACATGTTACAGAAGACAAGATTCCACCTTCAGGTAAATTGGAACCACCTTCATGTAGAGGATTATGCAGTGAGGAGGAGGTCACAGATGCAATTCCCTCAGACATTCAAAGCAATGAGTTAAAGTATGCAGAGTATTGTAAGGAACAACTTAATCTTGTGAAACAGTATTCAATGGGCTGTTGCTATCAACAGAAGGACCAAGAGGAGAATGCAGACCACTGGCTCTTCAATGAGATGTGTGGCTGGCACATGTGTAGCTCATGCAACAtgggtttccatggacaccAGCTTTATTGGGAGCACCTACTACAAGTCCACAACATTGAAAAGCCAAGCACAAGTGTCTGTCCAACATGTGGAAATTCTGTTGAAAGTGAAGACTTACCAATGCATGTGAAAGCTCATGAACGGGATGAGACTTATATTGAGAATGATCCAGGTTTGCTGGATGAGAAAAGATTCCCTTGTTTGAATtgctttaaatgtttttcatcgTTTTCCATGTTCAGGGATCACATCAAAGAACATAACCAGGTTGTATCCACGAAAGAGCTCCCTCTGGACTTCCACCTGTGTAATGTCTGTGGTGTTCATGTTTTAGGGGAGGATAATCTCAGTGCTCACATTAGCCTCCACCAAGCTGTGGAATCCCCAAATGATTGCTGTACATCCTTGTTCCGCTGTAAGATCTGTAGCATCACATTCCCAAGCAATAAGTGTTTCATGAGACATATGGAGAGATGGCACCTGAAGCAATTTGATTCCAACATAGTCGCCAAACTGCATTTCAATGAAAATGCTGTTACAGTTTACAAGTGTGTTTGTTATTCGTTATTCGTTGACATTCTGGATTTCAAGAGACATGTTCAGAAAAAGCACCCAGAGGCTCTTAGAGAACAAATGAGAACAGAGAAGGTAGAAACCAACACATCAGAAGGTATGATAGTTGATGAGATTTCTGGGTATGCACAAACACTAATGCATACAAAAAACACTGTGGCCAACAACCATGATTTTGAtttgagaaaaaaatcaaatataggCATGATCTTGTACCTGGAAAAGGAATCAACAGAGAAGAAAGAGCCGACTTGTAAAAACACAGTGTCTGTGCATGTTAGCTCAGAGAGTGATACTGACCAGCTAGACATGGGGGCCAGTTCTGGTCCATGTCACCTGCAGCATGAAGAGGTCAGTTCTAGTTACAGCCACTATAAGCATGAGCATGGCATGGTCAGTTCAACTGAGAACAACACTGAACCTGAAGATAAGAGTGATTCTCTGATGCTAGTGCAGTTACCTAAAACAGATGGTAGTTTCCATGGATTGACAAAGGGAACAGTGTCAGGTGAATATAAGAAGTGCTGTAAGTCTGTGGGGGCTGCAGATAAAGGTGATGAAACTGATGACGAGTCTGATTCTTCCAGTCCTGTAGAGATGGACTGTAAATCACGTTCAATCTCTGAAATAGATGATGCTGGAGAAAATGGCACCGTGAACCGTGTTCCCAGAATGCCTCACAGGTCAGAGTTCTCCTCTGCTTCAGAAACAAGCAGTCAGGATGTGGTGGGACTTGATTCTTCCTTCAGAGTAGTCAGGAAACAGTCTGGTAAATCAGAGAGCAAGTATACTATGAATGAAAACACGTTGACCCAAGACATGGAGAGAAAGATATGTGACCTTGAACTGGAGGATGACAATTGTGGGAGAAAGACTTACAAAGACCAGGTTGGTTACAAAAACTCAattcaaaacacacacatagtTGGAGTAGATCTTGCAGTTGATGGAGGTGCTCAGGAAGTTGCTATGTCCATGAATGAAGTAAATGTGTCTGGGGTTACAAGGAGCATTGATCCTTTAGTGAAGGTCATACGATGTGATAAAGAAGGTGCCATGATAAAGGTATTTGGGAAGGGGCTAGAAGGCTGCTGTTCTTGCACACTGTGTGGAAGAATATTTAGGAGCGAAAATGATTTTGTCAGGCACTGTAAGGTTAAAATGACCCATAAGATATTAAGAACAGTACATCACAAGAATCTTTCAGTAAGAAATAGAGCAGCAAGTGAAGGAAGTAGTGAGAGCACCTGCAAAAGTGACACATATGTAGTCTCTGGTACAGATGGCAGTGATGTTTCCCTGAGTCTTTGTTCCTGTGGGAAGTTGCTGGTTGGGCAGGAAGATCTGGACAGACATCTTCAGGCATTCCGCACACCGGGAAAAGTAAGAAGTCGAAACAGTTTGAGGAAATTTATGTGCGATTGTGGAACTCAGACCGGATGTGACCACAGGTCGTGTGAAGTTCACACAGCATTGGGCAGGTTCCAGGACAGGACTTATGTCAGGCAGCTTGACAAGGGTGTTATGGTTGATGAAGAGGACCTTACTGTCACTTTGTCTCTGTCTTTGGATGAAACTAATTCTTTTGTTGAAACTAAGGAAAATGGTGTTGACCCTGAAAAAGTTAATTGCATCAGGAGAAATGGACAATTTTGCTCAAAGGAAAATGGACCTAGTCtgtctgatgatgatgtgaaAAATAAACATAGTAATGAGGAAAATGCACCTAGTGTTTTAGACATCAAAAGGGAAAACAGACCTTGTGCTTCAAATATCAAAGGGAAAAATGGACCTAGTGCCTCAAACATCAGTAGGGAAAATGGAACAAGTATTTTAGGTATCAAAATGGAAAGTGGTCCTTGTGCTTCAAAGAGCAATAGGGAAAATGGATGTGGTATTTCAAACATTAGTGGGGAAAATGGACCACCATGTGTTTCCATCTTTGGGGAAATTAAAAATCTTTTGGATGCTGATAGTAACACAGGCAGTGAGTTCATGGTGAAACAAGAAAGTCCAGCACATGTTAAAAGTGATGTTAGTCTCAGTGAATCTCTTCTGACTTCTGACAGTGCTCAGAAGGATTGTAATTCAGTAAGCCACATCTTGTCCACCTCCTCCTCCAGTGCCCCAGGCAAAGTGCAGGGCCACATGTGTTCCCTATGCCGTATGGTCCTGCTGCAGAAGGAGGATATGGTTCACCACCTCAGCCGTCACAAGTCCTACATCTGTCTGTGTTCTGTCCTCTTCCTTGACTTTGCGTCCTTTATGCGTCATGCCCAGATGGAACATAAGATGTGTGCGTCAAACCAGAACCCTGTGTTTGTCAACCTTCTTGGACCCAAGCCTCAGATCATTTCTAGAACTGAGGAGACAGATAGAATACTTGATACTGAAAACTTTGTGTCAGCTCAATCGTACTCAGAGGAAATAGTTGATATGAATGTGCAATTCAAGGGGTATTTCACATGTGAATGTCATGAGATATTTGTAACTGAAAGTGATTACCATGAGCACTTGAGGCAGGTGGTTTCGAAAGGAAAGCATGGCAGGAAAGCGATCGAAGAGTGGTACCATTGTGTGATATGTCCGATGGCATTTGCCACTTCACTTGATTACATGCTACATCTGAAGAGGGAACATCGGAAGAAAGGTCATCCAATACAGATTACTGAGGTTTCACAGAAAGCAGCAGCCATGGTCAGGTGTGAGGATTGTGGGATCCAATTCGACAATGTGGCGGGTTTAAAGGTGCACCAGCGGCTGTATCAGGGGACGTTTAAATGTACTCATCGACAAGACCAAGTCCGTGCAGAGATGACAAGGGTAAGATCAGTGTTGTCAGTCATAGATAGCACAAGCATGTAGCAAGCCAATTTTCATGTAAACTTGATATGTTGCAAaggtttatgtttatttttatatagTATTGAAGACTTGCCCATTCTTTTTGGCAATGATCGTGTGTAAGATTTGCCTTTTTTCATGATGACAGCTATGCCACAGTGAGATGTTTGATATTCTCTTCCAAGTTCCAATGAGTAAATTCACTGTCCAGCATACTTTATTTCATTATCAAACTTGGAGGGTGGTTTTGATGATTTTGCTAATTTTACATGGCGTCTTTTAAAATCTGCTGGCAGAAATCATGGTgtaagtgagtgcgtttagttttactccactttcagcaatatctcagtaGTATCATgatggggtacaccagaaatcatCCTCGATGTCTCCAGGGTGTACATTCCAATAAAGTTCCACTATAGCCTGGATGCATATATGGCACGGCCTGACAATTTTCCtccccttggctggcttttatCCAATCATTAGGAACATGAGCATGCCAATCACATTtcacttttgctttttaaattatctatcCCTTTAAACCtggcaacacaaatcatgcagaggGACTTttaaagaggtagaaggagtttttgcatatattttttttaagtttcagaTCTGACAAGTTGTAtgcatgatttcccccaaatctgagtcgctCTGTGAACAAACCTTCATAGCTGtgaccgctatctttgttgacaatgGCAAACTCAGTTGTAAAGGTGGCTTAGCTGATTGACTATTGTGTGAATTTGGacccagcaaagggaggtattTAATACGATTATGGGGGccgagccatagatgcatccgaGTATAGTCTTCAGCCTGAGAAGTTAATGTTTTAACCTATAGGCTACCCAACACCCAGTGGCCCCACTGAAATGATAGAGCTACATCATAGACAGTAGCTTatctgttttatttatttatttatttatttatttatttatttatttatttatttatttatttatttatttatttatttattttgttattgattttaAGATATATGCTGTTGGAAATGCCTAGCTTGTGATAATTGAGCTTCATTTGCAAACTGAAGTACTGAGGAACAAACGCCAGTCATCGCTTATGATTCATGTTTACTCTAAAAGTTGTATTGTTTTATCATCCCTGGTTGACTTGACCTGACTTGACGCCTTTCTTTTTGACAACATTGGGTGACATTCTGAATAAACTCTTCCTGTTCCATGTGGATTTGTCATCATTTTGAATCAGCAGTAAAATATAAAGTTTCATTTTCAGGCCTCCCAAAGAAATCTTTCCCACCCGGAGAAAACTGCAGAAAAGCCCACATTAATCATGAAAATAGCAACATAATCATGTTGCCTTGCTACTGAAACTGTAAAACAGCAACTTTATTTGCTTAAGttggataaaaaaaatatgaacttTGAGACTGTCATCTACATTTTTTGCATCATGAGAAAACAATGTGTTAATGTTGAGTCGTGTTGCTGTTAGTGATGATCATACACTTTGTGTTAAGGGGAGGCTGGCAGATCTGGGAGTCAGCTTTAGAGTGGACAAGTCTGGGACCAGGGtaggtagagtgagtgagtttactagagtgaggaagtgagtgtgtgagtgagtgagtgagtaagttttgtGCACattatattccatcaatatcatggcaagggacagcAGAAACGGATCTCACACATATGCCCATGTGAGAATTCAAACTTGAAGCCATAGGGATCACAGTTAAACGTTCTTGTGATGTAGTGCATGTATTAATGGTTGGTATGGAAGGTTCAGCTTTAAACTGTAGGCAGGGAACATGCAAGCCTTGCTATATGTTAGGGCTGAAACAGTATACcactgtattttgtttttggtttggtaCACCAAAATTCAGttcacaatttgaaaatatggtacatttcgttttgtttttgtattatcTTAGTCACCTTATGCACAATACTTTCAGAATGtcatcagaaatattccatGATGGCATCTCTATGTGGCTACAGTTCTTGACATTTCTGTGCCTCTAACTTGTCTTCAACTCATTCCAGTTTGACTGGATGAACAAGATCGTGTAAAGGCACTTCTGTTTGGGTCCCAGTTCCATGAAGAGTTCTTCTCGGAACTATAGCCAACAGTGCCTTTCAACGAAAATGTTTTTACTATCAAATTTTATTGTTAACGAACCAAACCAAACTGTACCAACCTGAGAATTGTGGACTGCGATATGTACTTAGGCATGGCATACCATTTCACCCTTGCTCCATCCTTGCTATGCTGATAAAGGGACAGTCTATGGATTCTAGtctattatttatatcattttgcTGTAGGAAGTTTTACTTAAACTATGAGTTGTTACCTTAGATACTTGTGCAAGTCTATCAACGTCCTTTCTCCTGACTTTATGATACACTGTTATAGAAAATTCAGAAATTAGTGCAATTAGTCTCCAAACTGTCCACTAGTGTCAATTTCAGAGGTTGCGTTATGTCCTGTTTGTTATAGTGGACTAAGTATGGTTTATGCCATGCAAaagagtgagcaagtgagtgttgtttttcgctacttttagcaatattgtgaGCAATTTcttggacttcacacattgtacccacatagggaatcaaacctggatcttcatccAGTATTCTTGTCAGTTGAATAGGTCATATTGTCGTCATGGCCTCTGGCTCGTCTCTGTTGATAGTTCAGGTGATTTCCGTTAAATGTTCAGGTCAGTTGTTCAGGTGTTCTCACTGTTAATCAGGTCATTTCTCATTTACTCAACATTCTTCATCATCCTTCAGTAATTCAAGTCATCTTGTCAACTGTCTGTAAACATTCAGTTCTTCCCTGTGTGGTATTCAAGTGATCCATATCTGTGGGATATCCTAGTGATTTAAGCCATGGTGTCCATggctgtgatattcctggaatattgctaaaagctgtgtaacaCTTGAATCACGCACTCCAGTGATCCTTTTCAGTTATTCAGatcatatattcatttcagcCTCCTAGTTATATGGAGTATCTCTGTCACATTGCATCATTTCTAAATTGAAATAGTCTTGAGAGTTTTTATGACTGCAATCGTTCGGTTTCTCTTTTTCAGATAACCAAGGACAGTGCTATATTGGTATCCCAGAATGACAGTCAGTCTGTGGAAATGGTAAGTTAGTGAGTAAAAGCATGAGCATGTGTGGTTTTACATCACTTACagttatagcaatattccagcaacatcactgctggttttcacacattgtacccgtgtggtgTAGTCTTTGGCCTGACGAGCAGACACTTTTACCTTTAttctaccccaccaccccatccTGGAGTAGGATGGTGGGCTGCTTGCAGGAGTGTCTGGTCTGGCGTATATTTGAAACTTGAACACAgggtttgattttttttaatacCAGCTAAGTAGACTAATTGGTCTTAACTGGACTTAACTTAATGTCAACAAGACCATATGGTTGGAAGACAAAACAAGGTTAATTTTTCTTGTCAGCAGGTTTATATTGCATAATAGAAAAACACTATATCAAACACAAAACTATGTGGtaattgttgttttcttttgttaatttgtaATACTGTTAACCGTAACTTTTGATTTTCCTGAAGAACATTTATCACTTAAAAGTAACTTTTATAGTCTTTTTTTACACTTCTATAAGCTTAATAACAGTTTCtttaatgctcatgatatatTATGCTGtgcaaaataagaaaataatcaaatacATTGATTTGAAACAGTGTTCATCTTGTACACGTTAGGCCAGCCGGACAAGATTTTATCAAGACCAGGCCAGCCATTTAGTAAACAACACCATTTAGAAGTGCcttaatgtcaaaactgtcttACAAAATGGAAGTAGATTTGATAGTTTTATGCATGCAATGATTTGGTTTGTGTGTTTCAGGAAACCGAGGACAGAGCTATGTTGGAATCCAAGAAAGACAACAGTCAAGCTGTGGTTATGGTACGTACAGGGATGGTTGGTCGGTGGAGAGAGTGTATGCTGTATGTCTGGTCTTGCCTGTATTTGAGACTTGAGACAATCAGCTGGAtttagtgaaattcagtgcgtTATGTTGCACCAGAACAGCGTAGCTGGAAATTGAGTGTTTCAttgaacagcagcaacaacagacTCAATatgtaaagggagacaactcttgcaACATTGTTTATTCATCCTTAGACAAAATTGTGGAGAGGTAGGATGTTTATTAGGCTAGATGAATATGAGTAAGTTGAAATGTTATGTCACAAGGGCAATATGAAGGCAGGGTATGAAAATCTAAAAAATTCAGCCAGACCACAGCTTGCCAGCTGtgaccaaaacttacctgcctGCAAATAATTTAGGTTTCACAAGCAACATAGATAATCATCCAATTAAAATTCATCCTTTATTTTTAACAAGTGAATTGATAATGCGTTATTACCCAGAAATATGAGGAATACCTTCCtatacattttaaataaaattttaaCCCAACCATCAGACAGGCAACTGCGAGAACCTTGTCagtccatgttgaaaataacctgtCCTAGGTGGTggggcaggcaggtatttctAACTCTGATGACGGTAGATCAGTTTCAAAGATGGGTGAAGTCTGGACAGCCACAATGCTACCTAGAATGGCAACTACACTATCTCTTGATGACAAAGGATTCATATTCAACAAGACTGTTTCCAAGGATGGACGTTGGTGAACATTATAACAATGGATGGACATAGTGTATTGTTTCAAGTGAAGAAAATGAATGTTCCTCATCTTTCTTTAGATCAAAATGATGTTATTTATCTTTTACTGAAATTACTGAAATCGATGCCAAATGGGGAAAATATAATAACTCAATTAGATCTTAATCATAATCAAATTTGGATGTTtccaattttcattttttctttcaGGGTATTCCCATCCAAGAGGATGAAGTAGGAACTGCAGTCAAACATGATCTGAATCCTGATTCAGAATCTGGTTTCACAGTACAGAAGGAAACTGACACTTGTGCAGAGACCCCCGGGATGTATGTGATAGGCAGTGATGGTACAACTGTTATCAAGACAGAATGTGGTACAGAAAACACTGTTGTTCCCAGTGATTCATTCATTATTACAAggaacgacgacgacgatgatgatgatgatgatgatgatgatgatgccatGGAATCAGATGCATATCAACATGGCGATGTAAACCCATCTGAGATAATCACGCCTGGCTTTGGCTTCATGGGAAGTGACTC
The window above is part of the Haliotis asinina isolate JCU_RB_2024 chromosome 1, JCU_Hal_asi_v2, whole genome shotgun sequence genome. Proteins encoded here:
- the LOC137258117 gene encoding uncharacterized protein, with protein sequence MAKPECRVESSDKVETNARNSSEPHDKERKTMKTVSRVEFHGKQEMETGSGVESSDKEETITKIVCRVESHDKEESTRKTESSVEMDEKADTTTKTGSKMKSHETAQKMTGSKVESPDKEETMIKTGSRVETHDKSKMKTKADVMTKATSQLDPQKKCEHGHLVCQCGICFRLGNGREMEVSSMRQGWHMCTVCHMGFRDPVMHVNHFLKFHKIVAPPLYKCPICGARVEGNRIMEHMKLHEEKIVFQNHFGSICSPSNAKPSEGATHKTSDASSAISNAVDSSRLMSHIHTRTASKPARERLTEVTSDCVKEQGQDGLRTQNDLANSSQDAQMEYKEVITGSALCHICGGDIENIEFEEHMEKHDKEITLDSDVSDTAHGTLRNTQVQLCHMCGADVTSDVFEQHLEQHQNPPVTSSHGIACNLSSGSDSEQLVGGISRVKHCDFLEEHVTEDKIPPSGKLEPPSCRGLCSEEEVTDAIPSDIQSNELKYAEYCKEQLNLVKQYSMGCCYQQKDQEENADHWLFNEMCGWHMCSSCNMGFHGHQLYWEHLLQVHNIEKPSTSVCPTCGNSVESEDLPMHVKAHERDETYIENDPGLLDEKRFPCLNCFKCFSSFSMFRDHIKEHNQVVSTKELPLDFHLCNVCGVHVLGEDNLSAHISLHQAVESPNDCCTSLFRCKICSITFPSNKCFMRHMERWHLKQFDSNIVAKLHFNENAVTVYKCVCYSLFVDILDFKRHVQKKHPEALREQMRTEKVETNTSEGMIVDEISGYAQTLMHTKNTVANNHDFDLRKKSNIGMILYLEKESTEKKEPTCKNTVSVHVSSESDTDQLDMGASSGPCHLQHEEVSSSYSHYKHEHGMVSSTENNTEPEDKSDSLMLVQLPKTDGSFHGLTKGTVSGEYKKCCKSVGAADKGDETDDESDSSSPVEMDCKSRSISEIDDAGENGTVNRVPRMPHRSEFSSASETSSQDVVGLDSSFRVVRKQSGKSESKYTMNENTLTQDMERKICDLELEDDNCGRKTYKDQVGYKNSIQNTHIVGVDLAVDGGAQEVAMSMNEVNVSGVTRSIDPLVKVIRCDKEGAMIKVFGKGLEGCCSCTLCGRIFRSENDFVRHCKVKMTHKILRTVHHKNLSVRNRAASEGSSESTCKSDTYVVSGTDGSDVSLSLCSCGKLLVGQEDLDRHLQAFRTPGKVRSRNSLRKFMCDCGTQTGCDHRSCEVHTALGRFQDRTYVRQLDKGVMVDEEDLTVTLSLSLDETNSFVETKENGVDPEKVNCIRRNGQFCSKENGPSLSDDDVKNKHSNEENAPSVLDIKRENRPCASNIKGKNGPSASNISRENGTSILGIKMESGPCASKSNRENGCGISNISGENGPPCVSIFGEIKNLLDADSNTGSEFMVKQESPAHVKSDVSLSESLLTSDSAQKDCNSVSHILSTSSSSAPGKVQGHMCSLCRMVLLQKEDMVHHLSRHKSYICLCSVLFLDFASFMRHAQMEHKMCASNQNPVFVNLLGPKPQIISRTEETDRILDTENFVSAQSYSEEIVDMNVQFKGYFTCECHEIFVTESDYHEHLRQVVSKGKHGRKAIEEWYHCVICPMAFATSLDYMLHLKREHRKKGHPIQITEVSQKAAAMVRCEDCGIQFDNVAGLKVHQRLYQGTFKCTHRQDQVRAEMTRGRLADLGVSFRVDKSGTRITKDSAILVSQNDSQSVEMETEDRAMLESKKDNSQAVVMGIPIQEDEVGTAVKHDLNPDSESGFTVQKETDTCAETPGMYVIGSDGTTVIKTECGTENTVVPSDSFIITRNDDDDDDDDDDDDDAMESDAYQHGDVNPSEIITPGFGFMGSDSTEWTMMVPMVTIKKEPEECMETLDDSHSVLDGGDIKEDVVKTEVKVEPVDPETRIKMMANGVGAGPDWMLAMSCGDGEDGLNNVQVKAEPVSDEELCQPAVGNMVYIHKSSQEIFDEHERQQPETQQKLGDTVRSLKQADEEQQVSQQHSLTKQKSVKQQLVAKLQMVRQQKELAKLQAVKQQPIAKPRTVKQQLFVKRQLAKQVGVFPEPLHEQPPTEKLTPKKRKQPETPQPAVEEEQLTKKPAWIQIQPKPQTVESSLSVADAQSLVTKQPQLLINLQPQPLINLQQVTQQQPTGKFQVATQQQSMVKLKTLAPHQTLATQQPLVKLQAATQQQMVNLKTLATQQPLVKLQATQQQPMVKLKTLAPHQTLATQQPLVKLQAATQQQPMVKLKTVAPHQTLATQQPLVKLQAANNTDTATAANKPAASGTTATNREISSSIPTAMTSNSGNTLATQQPVVKLQAAKQQQLMVNLEAEEKQQPIVKLQAATQQQPKVKLKSLAKQKQFVKLQAAARPQPMLKLEKVVNPQSVIKLQSLIQEQTGAQQKQLFKFHVVTEQPQVKKVKKKLPQQEVVMPQCEAPLLYECGICNNAFKSPEELIAHVKTHSKKMHELNSLNGGNVSFSLKVALERADALQASPTDKSYGCPVCKETFPQSTQLLGHLQTHQAQKQGNVHMCVVCGSQFKQASSLRKHMHCHMRESGKGFTELVAKVDPALMPVAESYPCEKCGLVFRSKNRKAVHVRYVHKQMAPNKCTLCEKTFYSPSELERHMRTHTGEKPFACDQCGKAFALSTTLKDHLRSHTGERPFKCSICCKTYSSSSILGRHKLTHVGERKFKCDICDKSFLYSNSLTVHMRTHTGDRPFTCNICGKTFTASCHYRVHMRIHTGEKPYKCTFCEKKFNNYGSHYRHIRTHEEWKCSEEEDEQEDIPEVLDIKQEVTSIDSEDGDLEGKLVPFMLSSGLKTTLLQTQGVPDKSKVEDVKQELKLSLLAPRTTVAEGSAVTFAGAGASRTAVASGSSRTGADVLMFKPQDTESSVPYAPSTAVADGLSLEYQDDQKISVQLSSQDSNSDAHMNPVKGNLGSIMLELREPVKTAKAGSRKQHVQNSTVYARVITTQPSQLPPSEVTPPCVNKKQKQPATRPTTSPRKTDTGAIMNKSLSTSGIVAQLLLSQANS